From a region of the Globicephala melas chromosome 19, mGloMel1.2, whole genome shotgun sequence genome:
- the PRSS54 gene encoding LOW QUALITY PROTEIN: inactive serine protease 54 (The sequence of the model RefSeq protein was modified relative to this genomic sequence to represent the inferred CDS: deleted 1 base in 1 codon) codes for MVSAAALSGDGSMRRTLLVLFYVSHASATCGIQKSNTVETSEEGLVEDEEFPWVVSLQDVQYTHLAFGSILSEFWILSIASAFQNRKDAVAIVGIAKMDAKLIAHKEYPVNTIIVHEDFDNKTMKNNIALLKTDTAMQFNNLVQPICFLGRKLHMLPALQNCWVAGWNPTSATGNHMTMSILRKISVKDIDLCPLNKIEKTGCGNHIEMETDAVCLGDPGNPMMCELKELNLWVLRGILSQGGEKCPGLFLYIKVEDYSNWITSKTKKTSPPLSSFHHWKNLIPFPSHSSCDAVTQKKHAGLSQVGQSQPHFQGQKRATMHSWSQMANGTPVSLDFREKDLRESDKSEVVIQPTYYDDNGGEVGEGRSLLGQNRLHQPQEIILFFFVLVFFGNGILV; via the exons ATGGTGTCTGCTGCGGCTCTCTCTGGGGATGGAAGT ATGAGACGGACGCTCTTGGTGCTGTTCTACGTCTCCCATGCTTCTGCCA CTTGCGGCATCCAGAAAAGCAACACCGTGGAAACTTCCGAGGAGGGTTTGGTCGAAGACGAGGAGTTCCCATGGGTGGTGTCGCTGCAGGATGTCCAGTACACCCACCTGGCTTTCGGCAGCATCCTCAGTGAGTTCTGGATCCTCAGCATCGCATCCGCCTTTCAAAACAG GAAGGACGCTGTTGCTATAGTTGGTATAGCTAAGATGGATGCAAAACTGATCGCTCACAAAGAATATCCAGTGAACACCATCATCGTCCATGAGGACTTTgataataaaacaatgaaaaataacatagcCCTCCTGAAGACAGACACGGCGATGCAGTTCAACAACCTGGTCCAGCCCATCTGCTTCCTCGGCAGAAAGTTGCATATGCTACCAGCCTTGCAGAACTGCTGGGTGGCAGGATGGAATCCCACATCTGCA ACAGGAAATCACATGACAATGAGTATCCTGAGGAAAATCTCCGTGAAGGACATCGACTTGTGTCCCTTAAACAAAATCGAGAAAACAGGATGTGGCAATCACATAGAGATGGAAACTGATGCCGTCTGCTTG GGGGACCCAGGAAACCCAATGATGTGTGAGCTGAAGGAATTGAATCTGTGGGTGCTGAGAGGAATCCTGTCTCAAGGTGGTGAGAAATGCCCTGGCCTGTTCCTGTACATCAAGGTGGAAGACTACAGCAACTGGATCACATCCAAGACCAAGAAGACCAGCCCTCCCCTGTCTTCCTTCCACCACTGGAAAAACCTGATTCCTTTCCCCAGCCACTCATCATGTGATGCTGTGACACAGAAAAAACATGCTGGGCTGAGCCAGGTTGGACAGTCCCAACCACACTTCCAAGGACAAAAAAGGGCCACCATGCATTCATGGTCACAAATGGCAAATGGCACTCCAGTGAGTCTAGACTTTAGGGAAAAGGATCTGAGGGAGTCAGACAAGTCTGAGGTGGTCATCCAACCCACGTACTATGATGACAACGGTGGGGAGGTTGGGGAGGGCAGGTCTCTATTGGGCCAGAACAGGTTACATCAGCCCCaagaaattatcttatttttctttgtgcttgTTTTCTTTGGTAATGGTATCTTAGTCTAG